The following proteins come from a genomic window of Bradyrhizobium paxllaeri:
- a CDS encoding lysylphosphatidylglycerol synthase transmembrane domain-containing protein, giving the protein MRRILLSTLKILVSAALLYFSLRKVDLADLAARIDVSSLGWIGVAIAVTFLQIFIGVLRWREISAECGAPLPTRQAMRFNVIGTFFNQTLPSSIGGDAVRLWLVARSGHGWRAATYSIFVDRAIGLIALAVVIVASLPWSYRLITDPHGRSALLFVDFAALAGGLGFLLLGRLQWPWLKHWWGTHHIHACSVIANRVLFSRTHGLKVAVLSLLVHVLAVVIAWCVVQSIEAPVVFGQIFQLVPPVMLITMLPISIAGWGVREATMGLAFGYAGLMANEGVNISLLYGAVSFIVGLIGGLVWILSAEKAAQGTAPIEVPK; this is encoded by the coding sequence ATGCGCCGAATCCTGCTTTCGACATTGAAGATACTGGTCTCGGCGGCGCTGCTGTATTTCTCGCTGCGCAAGGTCGACCTTGCCGATCTCGCCGCCCGCATCGACGTTTCCAGCCTGGGCTGGATCGGCGTGGCGATCGCGGTGACGTTCCTGCAGATCTTCATCGGCGTGCTGCGCTGGCGCGAGATCAGCGCGGAGTGCGGCGCACCGCTGCCGACCCGGCAGGCGATGCGCTTCAACGTGATCGGAACTTTCTTCAACCAGACGCTGCCCTCCTCGATCGGCGGTGACGCGGTCAGGCTGTGGCTGGTGGCGCGCAGCGGCCATGGCTGGCGGGCTGCGACCTATTCCATCTTCGTCGACCGCGCCATCGGCCTGATCGCGCTCGCGGTCGTCATCGTCGCAAGCCTGCCCTGGAGCTACCGCCTGATCACCGATCCGCACGGCAGGTCGGCATTGCTGTTCGTCGATTTCGCGGCACTGGCCGGCGGCCTCGGATTTCTCCTGCTCGGCAGGCTGCAATGGCCGTGGCTGAAGCACTGGTGGGGCACCCATCACATCCATGCCTGTTCGGTGATCGCCAATCGCGTGCTGTTCAGCCGTACCCACGGCCTGAAGGTCGCCGTGCTGTCATTGCTGGTGCACGTGCTCGCCGTCGTCATCGCCTGGTGCGTGGTGCAGTCGATTGAAGCGCCCGTGGTGTTCGGCCAGATCTTCCAGCTCGTTCCGCCAGTGATGCTTATCACCATGCTGCCGATCTCGATTGCCGGTTGGGGCGTCCGCGAGGCCACCATGGGGCTGGCATTCGGCTATGCCGGCCTGATGGCCAATGAGGGCGTCAACATCTCGCTGCTCTACGGCGCGGTGTCCTTTATCGTCGGCCTGATCGGCGGGCTGGTCTGGATCTTGAGCGCCGAGAAAGCCGCGCAGGGCACGGCGCCGATCGAAGTTCCCAAATGA
- a CDS encoding NAD-dependent epimerase, whose protein sequence is MPDQSILVTGAAGFIGFHVARRLLAEGRAVIGLDNLNDYYDPALKRARLDILRGEQGFAFEQIDLADRAAMERLFAKHRFARVVHLAAQAGVRYSIDQPHAYVDANLEGFVNVLEGCRHHGCGHLVYASSSSVYGANTKLPFSVDDKTDHPVSLYAATKKANELIAHSYSHLYRLPVTGLRFFTIYGPWGRPDMAIYLFTKAIVEGTPIRLFNHGRMRRDFTHVDDAARAVLQLVDQAPRDGGPAAGAPARIYNVGNNHPEELTHVVAVLERELGRAAVREMLPMQPGDVTETFADVAELMRDTGFRPQTSIEDGLGDFVAWYRGYYRI, encoded by the coding sequence ATGCCGGATCAATCTATTTTGGTCACCGGAGCTGCGGGTTTCATCGGCTTTCACGTCGCTCGCCGGCTGCTTGCCGAAGGCCGCGCCGTCATCGGCCTCGACAATCTCAACGACTATTATGATCCGGCGCTGAAACGGGCGCGGCTGGACATCCTGCGCGGAGAGCAGGGTTTTGCGTTCGAGCAGATCGACCTCGCCGATCGCGCCGCCATGGAACGCCTGTTCGCCAAACACCGCTTTGCCAGGGTGGTGCATCTGGCGGCGCAGGCCGGCGTGCGGTATTCGATCGACCAGCCGCATGCCTATGTCGACGCCAACCTCGAGGGCTTCGTCAATGTGCTGGAAGGTTGCCGGCATCACGGATGCGGGCATCTGGTCTATGCGTCGTCCTCGTCGGTCTATGGCGCCAATACGAAACTACCGTTTTCGGTGGACGACAAGACCGACCATCCGGTCAGCCTCTACGCTGCCACGAAGAAGGCCAACGAACTGATCGCGCATTCCTACAGCCATCTCTATCGCCTTCCGGTGACGGGCTTGAGGTTCTTTACCATCTATGGGCCGTGGGGCCGCCCTGACATGGCGATTTACCTCTTCACCAAGGCGATCGTGGAGGGCACCCCGATCAGGCTCTTTAACCATGGCCGGATGCGGCGCGACTTTACCCATGTCGACGACGCGGCGCGCGCGGTATTGCAACTGGTCGACCAGGCCCCGCGCGACGGCGGCCCGGCCGCCGGTGCGCCGGCACGAATTTACAATGTCGGCAACAATCATCCGGAAGAGCTAACCCACGTGGTAGCGGTTCTGGAGCGGGAATTGGGTCGCGCGGCGGTTCGGGAGATGCTGCCGATGCAGCCTGGAGATGTGACCGAGACCTTTGCCGATGTAGCGGAACTGATGCGCGACACCGGTTTCAGGCCGCAGACTTCGATCGAGGACGGGCTTGGCGATTTTGTCGCCTGGTACCGTGGCTACTACAGGATTTGA
- a CDS encoding glycosyltransferase family 4 protein: protein MQSYGKVVVVSQHYPPDPSTTAAIMASISERVAQEADALVLSGTAGSAIPAQTGKPEVVEVRSWMPAKGALGKRAVAELLFTVRMFFVLLARLKRGDVTLTVPAPFMLPYAFAAAAKLKGAKSVLIMHDLYPDVLVMVGLLKPQSMLARAMHALNAPMFRALDAVVIIGRDTEKLLLRYGGMTRDRIRFIPNWATLAPGVRAIAPDNPYRRPLSTRYVVGLSGNLGFTHDPVIVFEAARLLRDNKDIHFLLSGWGVGFDQLKAMQAEVKLPNVTLVERVEDDELEIFLSAADVWIIPYRKNVAGVSVPSRFYNLLAIGRPVILVSEADAEAALTVIEHDVGWVVEPGNANELAETVGRAARSVDPQRAERAAEISKRFDFEIAMTEYCGLIRELAQKKPG, encoded by the coding sequence ATGCAGAGTTACGGAAAAGTCGTCGTCGTCAGCCAGCACTACCCGCCGGATCCGAGCACGACGGCGGCGATCATGGCATCGATTTCGGAGCGCGTGGCGCAGGAGGCCGACGCACTGGTGCTGTCGGGAACGGCGGGCTCCGCGATACCGGCGCAAACGGGCAAGCCTGAGGTCGTCGAAGTCAGGAGCTGGATGCCCGCAAAGGGCGCGCTGGGAAAGCGGGCGGTGGCCGAATTGCTGTTCACGGTCCGGATGTTTTTCGTGCTGCTGGCGAGGCTCAAGCGCGGCGATGTCACGCTCACCGTTCCCGCGCCCTTCATGCTGCCTTACGCCTTTGCCGCCGCGGCCAAATTGAAGGGTGCGAAGTCGGTACTGATCATGCACGATCTCTATCCCGACGTTCTCGTCATGGTTGGCCTGTTGAAGCCGCAGTCGATGCTGGCGAGGGCGATGCACGCCCTCAACGCGCCGATGTTCCGCGCGCTCGACGCCGTCGTCATCATCGGCCGCGACACGGAAAAACTGTTGTTGCGCTATGGCGGAATGACCCGCGACAGGATTCGCTTCATACCGAACTGGGCGACCCTTGCACCCGGCGTTCGCGCCATCGCGCCCGACAATCCGTACCGTCGCCCGCTCTCCACCCGTTACGTCGTCGGGCTGTCGGGCAATCTCGGCTTCACCCACGATCCCGTCATCGTGTTCGAAGCGGCGCGGTTACTGCGGGACAATAAGGATATCCATTTCCTCTTGTCGGGCTGGGGAGTGGGCTTCGACCAGTTGAAGGCGATGCAGGCGGAGGTGAAACTTCCGAACGTCACTCTGGTCGAGCGCGTCGAGGACGATGAGTTGGAGATTTTTCTCTCGGCCGCGGACGTCTGGATCATTCCCTACCGCAAGAACGTTGCCGGCGTATCGGTGCCGAGCCGGTTCTACAATCTGCTGGCAATCGGCCGTCCGGTGATCCTGGTTTCCGAAGCCGATGCCGAGGCCGCGCTGACGGTGATCGAACACGATGTCGGCTGGGTCGTCGAGCCCGGCAACGCCAATGAATTGGCGGAAACGGTCGGTCGCGCCGCCCGTTCCGTGGACCCGCAGCGGGCCGAACGCGCGGCCGAAATCTCCAAACGATTCGATTTTGAGATCGCCATGACCGAGTATTGCGGCTTGATCCGCGAACTGGCGCAGAAGAAGCCGGGCTAA
- a CDS encoding SDR family NAD(P)-dependent oxidoreductase: MTPLSQLTRRNFLIAAHDALATALALLASFYLRFEGGEAFFARLPLLLRILPLFVIFSVVICYVFNLTTTKWRFISLPDALNILRVASVLAVALVVLDYAFIFGASSGKAPVLFGRITIVLYWFLQVFALSALRFGYRYFRYTRVRRHARTEGASVTLLIGRAADAEVLLRAIESGAVKQLWPVGVLSPSAADRGQSIRNVPVLGGIDDVEDVIRDYAGRGKPIARLVMTPSAFEPEAHPESVLMRAKRLGLFVSRLPSLESGDVPRLTNVAVEDLLLRPSEKIDYARLETLVKGKAVIVTGGGGSIGSEICDRVATFGAARLLVIEHSEPALYAVTEALTARAANAMIEGRIADIRDRDRIMNLMREFKPDIVFHAAALKHVPILERDWSEGVKTNIFGSVNVADAAMAAGATAMVMISTDKAIEPVSMLGLTKRFAEMYCQALDHDLMAQSAGRPHMRLISVRFGNVLASNGSVVPKFKAQIEAGGPVTVTHPDMVRYFMTIREACDLVLTAATHALTPARPDVSVYVLNMGQPVKIVELAERMIRLSGLEPGIDVEVVFTGMRPGERLNEILFASEEPTVEIGVAGIMAAKPNEPPMQTLRKWIAALEDAIARDDRSTIRAVLKDAVPEFGSNAA, translated from the coding sequence ATGACGCCTCTTTCGCAACTGACCCGCCGCAATTTTCTGATCGCAGCGCATGATGCGCTGGCGACGGCGCTTGCGCTGCTGGCGAGCTTCTACCTGCGTTTCGAGGGCGGCGAGGCCTTCTTTGCGCGCCTGCCGCTATTGCTGCGTATCCTGCCGCTGTTCGTCATCTTCAGCGTCGTGATCTGTTACGTCTTCAACCTGACGACGACGAAATGGCGTTTCATTTCGCTTCCCGACGCGCTGAACATCCTGCGCGTGGCGAGCGTTCTGGCGGTCGCGCTCGTCGTGCTGGACTATGCGTTCATCTTCGGGGCATCGAGCGGCAAGGCACCGGTGCTGTTCGGCCGCATCACCATCGTTCTCTACTGGTTTCTTCAGGTATTCGCGCTGAGCGCGCTCCGTTTCGGCTACCGCTATTTCCGCTACACGCGCGTCCGCCGCCATGCCCGCACCGAGGGCGCCTCAGTGACCCTCTTGATCGGCCGCGCCGCCGACGCGGAGGTGCTGCTGCGCGCGATCGAGAGCGGTGCTGTCAAACAGCTTTGGCCGGTCGGCGTGCTGTCGCCGTCGGCCGCTGACCGCGGGCAGTCGATCCGCAACGTGCCGGTGCTCGGCGGCATCGATGACGTCGAGGACGTGATCCGCGACTATGCCGGCCGGGGAAAGCCGATTGCGCGGCTCGTCATGACGCCGTCGGCGTTCGAACCTGAGGCGCATCCCGAATCGGTGCTGATGCGCGCCAAGCGGCTCGGCCTGTTCGTCAGCCGCCTGCCGTCGCTCGAAAGTGGCGACGTGCCAAGGCTGACCAATGTCGCCGTCGAAGACCTGTTGCTGCGGCCGAGCGAGAAGATCGATTACGCGCGGCTTGAAACGCTGGTGAAGGGCAAGGCGGTGATCGTCACCGGCGGCGGTGGCTCGATCGGTTCGGAGATATGCGACCGTGTCGCGACCTTCGGCGCCGCGCGGCTGCTGGTGATCGAGCATTCGGAACCGGCGCTTTACGCGGTGACGGAGGCGCTGACCGCGCGCGCGGCCAATGCCATGATCGAGGGCCGGATCGCCGATATCCGCGATCGCGACCGGATCATGAACCTGATGCGGGAATTCAAGCCCGATATCGTGTTCCATGCCGCCGCGCTGAAGCATGTGCCGATCCTCGAGCGCGACTGGAGCGAGGGCGTCAAGACCAACATCTTCGGATCGGTCAACGTCGCCGACGCGGCGATGGCGGCGGGCGCGACCGCGATGGTGATGATCTCGACCGACAAGGCGATTGAGCCGGTCTCGATGCTCGGCCTGACCAAACGCTTTGCCGAAATGTATTGCCAGGCGCTCGACCATGATCTGATGGCGCAATCGGCGGGCAGGCCGCATATGCGCCTGATCTCGGTGCGGTTCGGCAACGTGCTGGCTTCGAACGGATCGGTGGTGCCGAAATTCAAGGCGCAGATCGAGGCGGGCGGCCCGGTCACGGTGACGCATCCGGACATGGTCCGCTACTTCATGACCATCCGCGAAGCCTGCGATCTCGTGCTGACCGCGGCGACGCATGCGCTGACGCCGGCACGGCCCGACGTCTCGGTCTACGTCCTCAACATGGGACAGCCGGTCAAGATCGTGGAGCTTGCCGAGCGGATGATCCGCCTGTCCGGCCTCGAACCCGGCATCGATGTCGAGGTGGTCTTTACCGGCATGCGGCCGGGCGAGCGGCTGAACGAGATCCTGTTCGCCAGCGAGGAGCCGACGGTGGAGATCGGGGTCGCCGGCATCATGGCGGCCAAGCCGAACGAGCCGCCGATGCAGACCTTGCGCAAATGGATCGCGGCGCTGGAGGATGCGATTGCGCGGGATGACCGTTCCACCATCCGCGCGGTGCTCAAGGACGCCGTGCCCGAGTTCGGCTCGAACGCCGCCTGA
- a CDS encoding Gfo/Idh/MocA family protein: MSSNGSASDAKTDAKRGLRVGVVGAGVMGSNHARVLAGLPGVTLVGIVDPLPEHRARATAFVGCRAFAELDELFDEGVDAVTIAAPTHLHHEIALACITRNIHLLVEKPVASTVEEGQDIVNAAKSAGVTLMVGHVERFNPAVAAIKQAISGEDILSIGITRVGPFPPRMSNVGVVIDLAVHDIDLIRWFTESDIVEVQPQLSSAVAEREDIALLQFRTASGVLAHINTNWLTPFKARSVTVATRGKYVMGDLLTRQVTECFGFKPDGSYSMRHLPVGHDEPLRAELIAFLEAVRTGNVPAVSGDEGVASLEIAIRCLEQPAKPAASAARKGPRRVVG; the protein is encoded by the coding sequence ATGAGTTCCAACGGGTCCGCTTCCGACGCGAAGACCGATGCAAAACGCGGCCTGCGTGTAGGGGTCGTCGGCGCGGGCGTGATGGGCAGCAACCATGCCCGCGTGCTGGCCGGCCTGCCCGGCGTGACGCTGGTCGGCATTGTCGATCCGTTGCCGGAGCACCGCGCGCGCGCCACCGCGTTCGTCGGCTGCCGCGCGTTCGCCGAACTCGACGAACTGTTCGACGAGGGCGTCGATGCCGTGACGATCGCGGCGCCGACCCATCTGCATCACGAGATTGCGCTCGCCTGTATCACCCGCAACATCCACCTGCTGGTCGAGAAGCCGGTCGCCTCGACGGTGGAAGAGGGGCAGGACATCGTCAATGCGGCGAAGAGCGCCGGCGTGACGCTGATGGTCGGCCATGTCGAGCGCTTCAATCCCGCGGTTGCCGCGATCAAGCAGGCGATCTCGGGCGAGGATATTCTGTCGATCGGCATCACCCGCGTCGGGCCGTTTCCGCCGCGCATGTCCAATGTCGGCGTCGTCATCGATCTCGCCGTGCACGATATCGACCTGATCCGCTGGTTCACCGAGTCCGACATCGTCGAGGTGCAGCCGCAGCTTTCCAGCGCGGTGGCCGAGCGCGAGGACATCGCGCTGCTGCAATTCCGCACCGCTTCGGGCGTGCTCGCCCACATCAACACCAACTGGCTGACGCCGTTCAAGGCGCGCAGCGTCACGGTCGCGACCCGCGGCAAGTATGTGATGGGCGACCTCCTGACGCGGCAGGTGACCGAGTGCTTCGGCTTTAAGCCCGACGGCAGCTATTCGATGCGGCATCTGCCGGTCGGCCATGACGAGCCGTTGCGCGCCGAACTGATCGCATTCCTCGAGGCCGTCCGCACCGGCAATGTGCCGGCGGTGTCCGGCGACGAGGGCGTCGCCAGTCTCGAGATTGCGATCCGCTGCCTCGAGCAGCCCGCCAAGCCTGCGGCCTCTGCCGCGCGCAAGGGACCGCGCCGCGTCGTCGGCTGA
- a CDS encoding mannose-1-phosphate guanylyltransferase/mannose-6-phosphate isomerase, with amino-acid sequence MNRRIIPLIMCGGAGTRLWPASREVHPKQFLSLFGERSTFQDTLLRVSDADLFERPVIITNNAYRFMVLEQLAEIGLEADVLLEPMRRDSGPAIAAGAAFAEARDKDAIVLALAADHVVRDTPAFVAACREGLAAAEAGHIVTFGVQPERAATEYGYINPGEVISGKVRAVAKFVEKPDTATATGYVEAGYLWNSGNFMFRAAVLSDEYRKVDAESVQAVADAVTKAGTDLGFVKLDEAAFGSAKSISIDYAVMEKTARTAVVPVACGWSDVGSWHAVWELSGKDGEGNAARGVAVFEDSRNCNVSTDRALVALEGVDDLVVVATQDAVLVSRQKDSNGLKRLVAKLKTVAPQVTEDHIRVHRPWGSYQSVDNGDRHQVKRIIVKPGGRLSLQKHHHRSEHWIVVRGAARVTVNELVKTVHENESIYIPIGAVHRLENPGKIQLELIEVQTGSYLGEDDIIRIEDDYKRS; translated from the coding sequence ATGAACCGACGAATTATTCCCCTCATCATGTGCGGCGGCGCAGGAACGCGGCTGTGGCCGGCTTCGCGCGAGGTGCACCCCAAGCAGTTCCTGTCCCTGTTCGGGGAGCGCTCGACGTTCCAGGACACGCTGTTGCGGGTTTCGGACGCTGATCTGTTCGAACGGCCCGTCATCATCACCAACAATGCCTATCGCTTCATGGTGCTCGAGCAACTGGCGGAGATCGGGCTCGAGGCCGACGTGCTGCTCGAGCCGATGCGGCGCGATTCCGGTCCGGCGATTGCAGCCGGCGCCGCCTTTGCGGAGGCGCGCGACAAGGACGCGATCGTGCTGGCGCTCGCCGCCGATCACGTGGTTCGCGACACGCCCGCTTTCGTCGCCGCCTGCCGCGAGGGGCTGGCCGCGGCGGAAGCCGGCCACATCGTGACGTTCGGCGTGCAGCCCGAACGCGCCGCCACCGAATATGGCTACATCAACCCCGGCGAGGTGATTTCCGGCAAGGTTCGCGCGGTCGCGAAATTCGTCGAGAAGCCGGATACGGCGACGGCGACGGGTTATGTCGAGGCCGGCTATCTCTGGAACAGCGGCAACTTCATGTTCCGCGCTGCCGTCTTGTCCGACGAATATCGCAAGGTCGATGCGGAAAGCGTGCAGGCTGTCGCCGATGCGGTGACGAAGGCGGGCACCGATCTTGGTTTCGTCAAGCTCGACGAGGCTGCGTTCGGTTCGGCGAAGTCGATCTCGATCGACTATGCCGTGATGGAAAAGACCGCGCGCACCGCCGTCGTTCCGGTCGCATGCGGCTGGTCCGATGTCGGTTCCTGGCATGCGGTGTGGGAACTGTCCGGCAAGGACGGGGAGGGCAACGCGGCACGCGGCGTGGCCGTGTTCGAGGATTCGCGCAACTGCAACGTCTCGACCGACCGCGCGCTGGTCGCGCTCGAAGGCGTCGACGATCTCGTGGTGGTCGCAACGCAAGACGCCGTGCTGGTCTCCAGGCAGAAGGATTCCAACGGACTGAAGCGGCTGGTCGCCAAATTGAAGACGGTCGCGCCGCAGGTGACCGAGGATCACATCCGGGTGCATCGGCCCTGGGGATCCTATCAGTCGGTCGACAATGGCGACCGTCATCAGGTCAAGCGCATCATCGTCAAGCCGGGCGGGCGCTTATCGCTGCAGAAGCATCATCATCGGTCGGAGCACTGGATTGTGGTGCGCGGAGCGGCGCGAGTGACCGTCAACGAACTGGTCAAGACCGTGCACGAGAACGAATCGATCTACATCCCGATCGGCGCGGTGCACCGGCTGGAAAATCCCGGCAAGATCCAGCTCGAACTGATCGAGGTCCAGACCGGCAGCTATCTGGGCGAGGACGACATCATCCGCATCGAAGACGATTACAAGCGCAGTTGA
- a CDS encoding O-antigen ligase family protein: MLNVDLIAVAVAVMLPWSTSGVGIGMAIWFFAHVAVIEWRPFLRSLLRPICLLPIALVALAAIGTLWSDAPWNVRSYALSPTTKLLFLPFLFYHFERSTRGMWVFVGFLISCALLVPVSWLVLLEPSLTLKVDDAERGIFVKNYIDQSQEFVLCTVVLAFPIITLLRAGKIRQALLLTAVAASFILTMAFVVVSRTALVTLPIMLAVFAMAHLRWRTNVLLFIAAVMLGALAWTLSPQLQATTDKFSRDYRIYKEFNQPTSIGLRLEFWEKSLRFFAEAPVIGHGTGSTRRLFEAAATGPAGLAQGAVIGNPHNQTLNVAVQWGAVGVVILYAMWFFHFSLFRGEGLAAWIGLMVVLQNVFSSLFNSHLFDFHEGWMYVLGVGIAGGMVLRARSAAAESSGTGLA; this comes from the coding sequence ATGCTGAACGTCGACCTCATTGCGGTCGCGGTCGCGGTCATGCTGCCGTGGTCGACCAGCGGCGTCGGTATCGGCATGGCGATATGGTTTTTCGCCCACGTCGCGGTGATCGAATGGCGCCCGTTCCTGCGCTCGTTGCTGCGGCCGATTTGTCTGCTTCCGATTGCACTCGTGGCATTGGCCGCGATCGGAACCCTCTGGTCGGATGCGCCCTGGAACGTACGTTCCTATGCTTTGAGCCCGACGACAAAGCTGCTCTTTCTGCCGTTCCTGTTCTATCATTTCGAGCGCTCGACGCGCGGCATGTGGGTATTCGTCGGCTTCCTGATTTCCTGCGCGCTGCTGGTGCCGGTATCCTGGCTGGTGCTGCTCGAACCATCCCTCACGCTGAAGGTGGACGATGCGGAGCGGGGCATTTTCGTCAAGAACTACATCGACCAGAGCCAGGAATTCGTGCTGTGCACGGTCGTGCTCGCTTTCCCCATCATCACATTGCTGCGAGCCGGGAAAATCAGACAGGCATTGTTGCTGACCGCGGTTGCGGCCAGTTTCATCCTCACCATGGCATTCGTCGTCGTGTCGCGCACGGCGCTGGTCACGCTGCCGATCATGCTTGCCGTGTTCGCGATGGCGCATTTGAGGTGGCGGACCAACGTGCTGCTGTTCATAGCCGCCGTCATGCTCGGCGCGCTGGCCTGGACCTTGTCGCCGCAATTGCAGGCGACCACCGACAAGTTTTCGCGGGACTACCGCATCTATAAGGAATTCAATCAGCCGACGTCGATCGGGTTGCGATTGGAGTTCTGGGAGAAGTCGTTGCGGTTTTTTGCCGAGGCGCCGGTGATCGGCCATGGTACGGGATCGACGCGACGGCTGTTCGAGGCGGCGGCGACCGGCCCTGCGGGGCTGGCGCAGGGGGCGGTGATCGGGAACCCGCATAACCAGACCCTCAACGTCGCGGTCCAGTGGGGTGCTGTCGGGGTGGTGATCCTGTACGCAATGTGGTTTTTTCATTTCTCGTTGTTTCGCGGCGAGGGGCTGGCGGCCTGGATCGGGCTGATGGTGGTGCTGCAGAACGTATTCAGTTCGCTATTCAACTCGCATCTGTTCGATTTTCACGAGGGTTGGATGTATGTGCTCGGCGTCGGGATCGCCGGTGGCATGGTGCTGCGCGCCAGATCCGCGGCCGCCGAATCTTCCGGCACAGGCTTGGCATGA
- a CDS encoding MraY family glycosyltransferase: protein MVNSQLVLSFAAAVPAALLSGALTFAIRPLMVRIALAKPNARSSHRIPTPQGGGIAVIAATLVAATAVIALAGAAGMKVPAAVFGATLFIAAVGFADDVKPLHVLPRLLLQGLAVAAVIVAAPEDLRIVPACPFWLERGLLILAGLWFVNLVNFMDGLDLMTAAEIVPVTAALILLGWLGDLPASTTVAAAALFGAMLGFAPFNRPVAKIFLGDVGSLPIGLLAGWCLLQLAWHQHVAAALLLPLYYLADATITLLRRIAKGEPFWAAHRSHFYQRATDNGFSVSRVVSEVFALNILLAALAIGSVITSSPAISGLLLVAGGVATAFLMYRFSRRAPSLG, encoded by the coding sequence ATGGTCAATTCGCAACTAGTGCTGTCGTTTGCCGCAGCGGTGCCGGCGGCGCTGTTGTCGGGCGCCCTGACTTTTGCGATCCGGCCGCTCATGGTGCGAATAGCGCTGGCGAAACCGAATGCGCGCTCCTCCCACCGCATCCCGACGCCGCAGGGCGGGGGCATCGCTGTCATCGCAGCCACGCTAGTCGCGGCGACCGCCGTCATTGCGCTTGCCGGCGCGGCGGGCATGAAAGTCCCCGCAGCCGTGTTCGGCGCGACGCTGTTCATCGCGGCCGTCGGCTTTGCCGATGACGTCAAGCCCCTCCATGTCCTGCCGCGGCTGTTGCTGCAGGGACTTGCCGTTGCCGCGGTGATCGTTGCCGCGCCCGAAGACTTGCGGATCGTTCCCGCCTGCCCGTTCTGGCTCGAGCGCGGCCTGCTGATTCTCGCAGGCCTGTGGTTCGTGAACCTCGTCAACTTCATGGACGGGCTCGATCTGATGACGGCCGCCGAAATCGTGCCAGTCACCGCCGCGCTGATCCTGCTCGGCTGGCTCGGCGATCTTCCGGCGTCGACGACGGTCGCCGCAGCCGCCCTGTTCGGGGCAATGCTTGGCTTTGCGCCGTTCAACCGGCCGGTGGCAAAAATCTTTCTCGGCGACGTCGGCAGCCTGCCGATCGGCCTGCTCGCCGGCTGGTGCCTGCTGCAGCTCGCCTGGCATCAGCACGTGGCGGCGGCGCTGCTGTTGCCGCTGTATTATCTCGCCGACGCCACCATTACCCTGCTGCGGCGCATCGCGAAGGGCGAGCCGTTCTGGGCGGCGCATCGCAGCCACTTCTATCAGCGGGCCACCGACAACGGATTTTCAGTATCGCGCGTGGTGAGCGAGGTGTTCGCCCTCAACATCCTGTTGGCCGCGTTGGCGATCGGCTCGGTGATAACGTCTTCGCCTGCGATCTCCGGCCTGCTTCTTGTTGCAGGCGGCGTCGCAACAGCGTTCCTGATGTACCGCTTCTCGCGCCGCGCGCCGTCCCTCGGCTAG